The Cellulomonas flavigena DSM 20109 DNA segment AGCACGGCGAGCAACGGGGTCGCGAGCAGGGCGCCGTCGCGCCGCACGAGCAGCCGCTGCCCGTGGAACGCGTCGGTCATGGGCACGTGCCGGCGGAACAGCAGCCACGCCCGCGACCGGGTGGGGTCGAGGTGCTCGTCGCGCTGCCGCAGCATGCGGTAGCCCGTCCACAGCAGGAACGCGGCGAACAGGTACAGGACCCAGCCGAAGCTCTCGATGAGGGCCGCGCCGCCGGCGATGAACGCCCCGCGGAACACGAGCGCGCCGAGCACCCCGAGGAACAGGACGCGGTGCTGCAGCTCCCGGGGCACGGCGAAGTACGTGAAGATGATCGCCCAGACGAAGACGTTGTCCACCGCGAGCGACTTCTCGATGAGGTAGCCGGCGAAGTACTGCTGGCCGGCGGTGCTGCCGTACACCTGCCACACGAGGGCGCCGAACCCGACGCCCAGGGCCACCCACACGCCCGACCACACCGCCGCCTCGCGCACGTCGATGACGTGGGCGCGCCGGTGCGCGACCAGGTCGATCGTCAGCATCACGAGGATCGCGGCCAGCACCGCCAGCCACACCCACACGGGAACGTCCACGGACACACCTCCGGTCGTCGACCGGAGGTCTCTCCCGGCCCGCACGGGGCCCGCTGCACCGGGCCGCCGTCGGGGCGGCCGTCGTGACGACGCAGCGTCTGGGGGGTACTCCCCTCCTGGATCGCCAAGTGAAACGGGTGGCGAGGGCACGCGCAAGCGCTGCGGGGGCGGGTCCTCCACTGCCCTGCCGCGCCAGGCGGCCGTGAGTGCTGGTCCGGGCCTGGGTGTTCGGTAGGGGTCTCACTTTCCTGTTCGCGAGCGACGCGGCTTCGCTCCGCACCGCCGTCGTCGCGCGGTCGGTCGGGCTCGGCTGTCCGATCGCTCCTGGTGGAGGGTGCGTGCCGCCGATATCGTGTGACAACGAGAATATCCAGGGTCATGTGGTCCTGGAACCCGAACTCGTGGGTGCTAGGTTTTCCGAGACGGCAAAGCCTGCCGCTGAAGTTCGACAACATGAGAGAGCGGGGTTCCTTGCGTAGCGCACGGCTCAGTCTGGAGGTTGCCTGTGGTGCATTCTGCTTGCTCTCCCTTGCATCCGTCATCGCTTCGCTGAACCACCTCAACACCGCTCGAAACTTCGCGGACGCTGGGTATGTGCCGGAGGCGATGGACAGCATGTCTGTCGCCTGGCTGTGGATCATCGTGACAGGTGCCCTGGTGATGGCTGCTCTGGCAGCGCTGGTGTTCTCGAGGCGTTGGAGGACCCCCGCGGGCGAGGAGATGTCATGAAGAATCACGGTGCCGGGATCATCGCAAGTGCTGCAGCGGTGGTCGCCATCAGCGTTCTCGCGATACCGGCGGCGGCGAATCCGAGCCTCCCGGGTGGATCCGACGCGCCGCAGGCCTCGGTCACCGAGGCTGACGGCAGCGTCCTCGTCACGGGCGGAAGGACCCAGTCGAAGGATCCGACTGCCTGGAACTACGTGGAGCCGACGAGGTCGTTCGGCACTGCCGGAAGTGTCCCCATGGACGCATCTGGAGTCGGCTACACGTCGCCGTTCCAGTACGAGTTCCACGGTCTCATGCTCGGCATCCCGACCGGCATCATCGGCCACCAGGTGTATGGGTCTGGATTGACCGTCACTTCCGAATCGGCCAACTGGGGTCCCACTCTCACAGGGACTCCGGCACAGATCTGTAACTATCAGTGGCAGTTTCAGAACCGCTACGGGTCTCGTCACTACAGCACACTGATTCAGCCGCTGCAGGAGGGCTGCTGGACGACGCTGGGCTTCAAGGGAAACTTCGACGCTAGGTACACCGCCAGCCACAAGCGGACCATGAAGACCGGTCTGCTCTGCGCCAGGTTGTATGTCAACGGGACGTTCCGCGGCGAGCAGTGCCACAACGTGTACCCCTGATCGACGATCGGTGGCGCCGAGGTGGTGGAGCACGACGTGCCACCGTCTTGGCGCCACCGAGACCTGGAGATTCCACGGATTGACGGATCCGGTCGTCGATCCGGCCCATTCTCTGGCACGAGCAGGGGGGCATCTGTCGCGCCGACCGGGCGCTCGCAGGGCGCCGGTCGTCGGTCGCTCCTAGAGTCGCTGGGGTGACGGGTGTCGGCGCCGTGCGGATCGGCATCTCCGGGTGGCGGTACGCGCCCTGGCGGGGTGTGTTCTACCCGCCGGGCCTGCCGCAGCGCCGCGAGCTCGAGCACGCGGCGCAGCTGCTCGGGTCGATCGAGATCAACGGCTCGTTCTACTCGCTGCAGCGCCCCGACAGCTACCGCGCGTGGCGGGACGCGACGCCCGAGGGCTTCGTGTTCGCGGTCAAGCGACCGCGCTTCGTCACGCACATGAAGAAGCTCGCGGGCGTCGAGACGCCGCTGGCGAACTTCTTCGCGTCCGGCGTGCTGGCGCTCGAGGACCGCACCGGGCCCGTCCTGTGGCAGCTTCCGCCGAACCTCGGGTTCGACCCCGAGCGTCTCGCACGCTTCTTCGACCTGCTGCCACGTTCGACGGGCGCCGCCGCGGAGCTCGCCGGCCGGCACGACGACAAGGTCCCGGAGGGTCGCGCCCTGACGAGCGTCGAGGTCGACCGCCCGCTGCGGCACGTCCTGGAGGTCCGGCACGCGTCGTTCGTCGACCCGGCCTTCCCGGAGCTGCTGCGCGCGCACGACGTCGGCCTCGTCGTCGCCGACACCGCCGGTCGCTGGCCGCACCTCGAGGACCTCACCAGCGACGTCGTCTACGTCCGCCTGCACGGGGACAGCGAGCTGTACGTCTCGGGGTACGACGACGACGCGCTCGACGCGTGGGCCGCCAAGGTGCGTGCGTGGTCGACCGGCGCGCCGCCACCGGACGGCCCTCGCGTGGCCGCTCCGGCCGACGACCACCCGCGCGACGTGCACGTCTACTTCGACAACGACGTGAAGGTCCGCGCCCCGTTCGACGCCATGGCGCTCGCGGCGCGGGTGAACGCAGGCGTCCCGTTGACGTAGGTTCGTCCTGCCGCGACTGACAGGAGTGCGCCATGCAGTGTCCCGTGGACCAGAACCAGCTCGTCATGACCGAGCGTCAGGGCGTCGAGATCGACTACTGCCCGTCGTGCCGGGGTATCTGGCTCGACCGCGGCGAGCTCGACAAGATCATCGACCGCGCGGGCGCGACGGTCGCGGGCGAGCGGCCCGCGCCGGCGGCGCCCGGGGTCCCGGCCTACGGGACGCCCGACCCGCGGGGCTACGAGGTCCGCGACGACCGCCCGCGGTACGTCGAGCGCGACGACCGTGGGTACGAGCGCGGGTACGACGATCGCCGCCGCGACGACCACCGCGGGTACGAGCGGGGGTACGACGGCCGCAAGCGCAAGAAGCGCGAGTCCTGGCTGGAGGACCTCTTCGACTTCTGACCTGCGCGGACGTGACTGGATTGCTCTCTCGCGCCCGGGGGTGACCGGATCGCTCTCTCGCGCCCGGGGGTGCCCGCGTCCTGCGGCGAGAGGGCGATCCGGTCACGGGGACGGGGCTGGCGCACCCGGTCCACCTCACGGTTTCCGAACGACCGTGCTGTTTTTTGCGAACGATCGTGCTAATTTCTCCGGGTGGTCGAGCACACTCTGCCCAAGGGCCGACGGACGCGGGAGGCCGTGCTGGCGCGCGGTGTCGAGCTCGCGTGCCGCGTGGGGCTCGGCGGCCTGACCATCGGCGGCCTGGCCGACGAGGTCGGGATGTCGAAGAGCGGGATGTACGCGCACTTCGGCTCCAAGGTCGCGCTGCAGCTGGCGGTGCTCGACGCGGCGGCCGAGGACTTCGCCACCACCGTCGTCCTCCCCGCGCTGCGCGCGCCGCGCGGCGAGCCCCGGGTGCGCGCGCTCGCGGAGCGGTGGATCGCCTGCGGCATCGAGCGGCGCCCCGGCGGGTGCCTGTTCGTCAAGGCCAGCACCGAGCTCGACGAGCAGGACGGGCCGGTCCGCGACCGCCTGCGCGACCAGCACCGGCAGCTCGCCGACAGCATCGCGCGCATCGTCGCCGGCGGCGTCACCGAGGGGCAGTTCAGGGCCGACACCGACACCGCGCAGTTCGCCACCGACCTGCACGGCGTGATGCTCGGGCTCTACCACGGCCACCGGCTGCTCGAGGACCCGGCGGCCGAGCAGCACGCCCGCACCGCGATCGACCGGCTGCTCGCCGCGGTGCGCTCGTCCCCGCGCGCCGGCGCGCCCTGACGACGCGCGCCCGCCTCGCACCCCGCCCCGGCCGGCCTCCACGCCCGGCCGGACTCCACGCCCCACCGACGAAGGACCCCGCATGAGCGCAGTCGACACGTCCACCACCCGCACGGTCGCCGCCACGCAGCCACCGGCGCCGCGCCGCCTGCCGATCTCCCAGCGGGTGCGCCTCGCCGTCGTCCGCGGCCGGCTGCGTGTCCTCGGCGTCGTCGCCCCGCGCGCGGCCGGCGCGGCGGCGTTCCGGATCTGGTGCACGCTCCCGGGCGGGCCGGGCCGCCGCAAGGACCACCGCCCGCACCCCGGTGAGGTCACCACGCTGACCGCGCCGCGCGGCGGCCGGGTGGTCGTCGAGACGTGGGGTGAGGGGCCGGTCGTCTACCTCGTGCACGGCTGGGGCGGCTGGCGGGGGCAGCTCGGCGCGTTCGTCGCGCCGCTCGTCGCCGCAGGTCACCGCGTCGTCGCGTTCGACGCCCCCGGCCACGGCGACTCCGACCCCGGGGTGCTCGGCCCCGGCCGGGGCACGCTGGTCGAGGCGATGGAGGCGCTCGAGGTCGTCGCCGCGCACCACGGTGACGCCGCGGCGGTCGTCGCGCACTCGATGGGCAGCACGGTCGCCTCGATGGCCGTGCACGAGGGCGCCGTGCGCACCGGGCGGCTGGTGCTCGTGGCGCCCAACCCCGACTTCGCGGACCTG contains these protein-coding regions:
- a CDS encoding TerC family protein gives rise to the protein MDVPVWVWLAVLAAILVMLTIDLVAHRRAHVIDVREAAVWSGVWVALGVGFGALVWQVYGSTAGQQYFAGYLIEKSLAVDNVFVWAIIFTYFAVPRELQHRVLFLGVLGALVFRGAFIAGGAALIESFGWVLYLFAAFLLWTGYRMLRQRDEHLDPTRSRAWLLFRRHVPMTDAFHGQRLLVRRDGALLATPLLAVLVLVEVTDVVFAVDSIPAIFAVTDDVFLVFTANAFAILGLRAMYFLLADLMHRFVYLKTGLALVLVWVGIKMLLKIDVLYIPTTLSLAVVVTILAVSVAASLHATRGQGRRAVTAPTDPPFRVADEAETRALEPLLRRRPAGAGGRRP
- a CDS encoding TetR/AcrR family transcriptional regulator yields the protein MVEHTLPKGRRTREAVLARGVELACRVGLGGLTIGGLADEVGMSKSGMYAHFGSKVALQLAVLDAAAEDFATTVVLPALRAPRGEPRVRALAERWIACGIERRPGGCLFVKASTELDEQDGPVRDRLRDQHRQLADSIARIVAGGVTEGQFRADTDTAQFATDLHGVMLGLYHGHRLLEDPAAEQHARTAIDRLLAAVRSSPRAGAP
- a CDS encoding DUF72 domain-containing protein, with amino-acid sequence MTGVGAVRIGISGWRYAPWRGVFYPPGLPQRRELEHAAQLLGSIEINGSFYSLQRPDSYRAWRDATPEGFVFAVKRPRFVTHMKKLAGVETPLANFFASGVLALEDRTGPVLWQLPPNLGFDPERLARFFDLLPRSTGAAAELAGRHDDKVPEGRALTSVEVDRPLRHVLEVRHASFVDPAFPELLRAHDVGLVVADTAGRWPHLEDLTSDVVYVRLHGDSELYVSGYDDDALDAWAAKVRAWSTGAPPPDGPRVAAPADDHPRDVHVYFDNDVKVRAPFDAMALAARVNAGVPLT
- a CDS encoding alpha/beta fold hydrolase produces the protein MSAVDTSTTRTVAATQPPAPRRLPISQRVRLAVVRGRLRVLGVVAPRAAGAAAFRIWCTLPGGPGRRKDHRPHPGEVTTLTAPRGGRVVVETWGEGPVVYLVHGWGGWRGQLGAFVAPLVAAGHRVVAFDAPGHGDSDPGVLGPGRGTLVEAMEALEVVAAHHGDAAAVVAHSMGSTVASMAVHEGAVRTGRLVLVAPNPDFADLRADFARTFRLTPRVRRLLHAALEDFVQRPLSDFDLGPLGAAGGMPDTLVVHDLRDKETAFEVGRRVAEAWPTATLVTTDGLGHQRILRDPATVELVVRDVTAPRPV
- a CDS encoding zf-TFIIB domain-containing protein; translated protein: MQCPVDQNQLVMTERQGVEIDYCPSCRGIWLDRGELDKIIDRAGATVAGERPAPAAPGVPAYGTPDPRGYEVRDDRPRYVERDDRGYERGYDDRRRDDHRGYERGYDGRKRKKRESWLEDLFDF